In Streptomyces sp. NBC_01723, the DNA window CGCCAGCCTCGGAGCCGGCCGACGACAACCTCGACGACGGAGACGGCGGCGGCACCGCAGGCACCAGCCCGTCATCCCCCACCACCACCCTTGCGTCCAACAGGCCCCGCTCCACCGCGGCCGCCAGCAGCTCCCGCCGCGTCGCCGACCCCTTATCCAAGTTCAGCTGGGTGACGAGCCGGGACCGCTGCCAGTTCGCCGTCCGCACATCCACACCCGCAGCCTCCGCGACAGCCTCCGCATCCGCGTGCACCGCCAGCGCCTCCAACACCCGCAGGCGCTGCGGCGTCTTCACCGCCCGCACCGGAGCCGCCACCGCCACCTCATGACGGCGCTTGATGAACGCCCGATGCCGCTCCAGGGCCAGCCGGCCACCCCAGATCCCCGCAGGCTCCGCCAACCGTGTCTTGCCGTCCTCCGCCACCACCGCGTTCGCATAGGCGTCGCACGCCACCATGACGGGACAGTTCAGGCACACCTCCATCGCAGCGGCTTGGCGGGCCTCACGCTCCCGCTGCGGCTCCGACCCGTCCCGGTCATCCCCATGCCACGCATCCAGCGACAGGGACACGTCCCCGGCCGCCCGGCCCGGCATGTCCTGGTCCTCCGCGCACCCGCGGTACCGAAAGTGCGGGTGCTCCACCCACGCCTGCCTCAAAGCCCTCGCATCCATCACTACCAGCCCCCTTCCTGGGACGGATCTATTCGCGACGGGGCCGACGCCCACGCCTCATCCACCACCACACCCGCCGCCGAAACGACAGCCGCGCCCGCCAGCTCCACGTCCAGGCGCCGACGGAACCGGTCCAGCTCCAGCCGCAGCGCCTCTGAGTCCCGCACCGCACAGCCGGCCATCAGCCGCTCCGACACCGCCTCACGCCTCCACCGCACCTCCCGACGACGCACCACCACAACGGCGGCGGCCGCCGCGGCAAGCACCACGACGGCCGACACAGACAAAGCCCGAGCACCCACGGCACTCACCTCCAAGACAGGGGAAGGAAACGATCAGAACTACGGGCGGTACAAACTGTTCGCACGGGCCGCCGCCCTCTCGGCAGCCTCACCGGCGTGCAGAGCCGCCTCGTCGCGCGCGGCCTGTACTTCCGTCGGCAGCGCACGCCACTCGGCCATCTCCGCCTCGAACCGCGACCGGTACGACGACGGCCGGCGCCGCTCACGCCAGACCACCCACACCGTCCCCACCGCCGACACGGCGAACACGACCAGCAGCCAGACCACGGAAACGGGCATGACGAACCTCCAACCGGCAGCCGCCGGGACAGAAAGGGGATGGTGCGATGCCCCAGGACGGGGACTTCAAGGAGGCGCAGCCTCCAAGGGCCCGCACGACGGCGGGCCCGGATCGTTCAGGCCGCGAGGGTCGGGGTGATCTGCTGGGCAGCCTGCTCGCCCAGGAACTGCGTGTAGGCGGGCGGAATAGCCTCCGTCAGCTCCTCGTGCACGTCCGTCCAGTAGATACCGAGAGCAGCCTGCGCCTCCGGTACTGACGCCTTGCCGCCCTTGCCGTAGATGGCGACGTACTCGCCGTCATAGTGCTTGCCGTGCCGGTGGCCGCGAACCCGACTGCGGTGCTTCACATGCGGCAACGCCATCGGGAACCAGCCCTCCACCTCGAACGTCCGGTGACGCAGGATCGGCAGCCCGAACTGCGTGCCACACAGCACCACGTCCGGCCGGCACCCGGTCGTCTCGATCACGTACGGCCGGCCCGCCGACAGCATCGCCGCACGCCCCTCCGGCAGCAGGTCCGGGTACCGGTCCTGCAAATGCCGGTTGGTGCCCTTCGTGATCGCCGCCCGATGCTGGCACGGCCACGACCCGTGTAGCAGGTCGAACCGGTGCCCCTGCCGCCGCACGTACTCCACGGCGTCGGCCTGCACGAACGGAAACGGATAGTTCGGACGCGGAGCAATGTCCACACCGAGGACGTCAAAGCCGGCGAGCCAGTAGCCCATGGACGCTCCACCCGAGCAGCAGCACAGGTCGAGAACGGTCAGACCGTTCGGCTTCCGCTCGGGCAGGACCATGTCCATCAGGCGGCGCTCCTCTCCGTGTCGCCGCCCTGCTGCCTGGCACCCGGCTTGGTAGCGCCGATCGCAGCGAGCCGCGCCAGGTGCTCGGGGCCAGCACCGCGGGCCTGCGCCGCGGCGTGCAGCTCACGCACAGGGCCGACGGTCTCGGCGGCGTGCGCGTCCCGGAGATCGGTCAGGAGCACCATGTACTCCGCCGGGGCGCCAGCCGTCTCGGCTTCGGCGAGGATTGCGGCGAGCTGGTCGGCGTCGGCCGTCTCTACAGCCTCAGCGAGGTAGTCCCGCGTGGCCCCAGCCAGCGGCGCGGACGGCGTCGACTGCACGACGGTCACGCGCGGCTGCTCCGGCTCCGGATTGTCGGCCTGCGCCATCTCCTCAGCCGTGTACACCCCCGCCAGATCGTTCGGGAACGCCATCCGCAGCGCCAGCGCCTCCGCGCACTTCGCCGTCATCGTCGCGGGCATCTTCCCCCACAGGCCGATCGGCTTGTTCTCCTTGTTCGTCTGCACGTACTCGCTGTACTTCGCCACCGCCGGGAACCGCTGGCCATCCCGGACCACGACCACCTTCGCCGCGGCCGGCGGTTCAGCAGACAGCCACACGTCGAACCACTTCCCCGACGAGTCGCACCACACGGTGTCCTCGTATCCGAGCTTGTGACCCGCCTTCGCCGCCGCACGGTGCGCGGTCACCCGGTAGCCGTCGATGCTCGTCTGCGGGGTGAACACCTTCCGCCCGGCCCGCCTGTCCCACCGGCCGATCAAGTAGATCTGCCGCGAGAACGGGTCCAGCTGGGTCCGCTGGCACAGGTGCAGGAAGCTGGCCAGCTCGGCGCCGGTCACTTCGTTGTCGATCCCCGACTGGCGGAGGACCGCAGCCTGCTCGGGCGTCCAGTTGGTCTGGTCGGGTCGGATGGCGAGCGCGCCACCGGTCTTGGTGACCTGGTTTTGG includes these proteins:
- a CDS encoding WhiB family transcriptional regulator, producing the protein MPGRAAGDVSLSLDAWHGDDRDGSEPQREREARQAAAMEVCLNCPVMVACDAYANAVVAEDGKTRLAEPAGIWGGRLALERHRAFIKRRHEVAVAAPVRAVKTPQRLRVLEALAVHADAEAVAEAAGVDVRTANWQRSRLVTQLNLDKGSATRRELLAAAVERGLLDARVVVGDDGLVPAVPPPSPSSRLSSAGSEAGVDDAVLPSVPAVLRGRVRRPGRRRVQVMPGQLSLDDALAPVLNLFPNNEILESAA
- a CDS encoding DNA methylase, which encodes MDMVLPERKPNGLTVLDLCCCSGGASMGYWLAGFDVLGVDIAPRPNYPFPFVQADAVEYVRRQGHRFDLLHGSWPCQHRAAITKGTNRHLQDRYPDLLPEGRAAMLSAGRPYVIETTGCRPDVVLCGTQFGLPILRHRTFEVEGWFPMALPHVKHRSRVRGHRHGKHYDGEYVAIYGKGGKASVPEAQAALGIYWTDVHEELTEAIPPAYTQFLGEQAAQQITPTLAA
- the bet gene encoding phage recombination protein Bet → MAQAVEAPAGTMAEGPTSHTQNQVTKTGGALAIRPDQTNWTPEQAAVLRQSGIDNEVTGAELASFLHLCQRTQLDPFSRQIYLIGRWDRRAGRKVFTPQTSIDGYRVTAHRAAAKAGHKLGYEDTVWCDSSGKWFDVWLSAEPPAAAKVVVVRDGQRFPAVAKYSEYVQTNKENKPIGLWGKMPATMTAKCAEALALRMAFPNDLAGVYTAEEMAQADNPEPEQPRVTVVQSTPSAPLAGATRDYLAEAVETADADQLAAILAEAETAGAPAEYMVLLTDLRDAHAAETVGPVRELHAAAQARGAGPEHLARLAAIGATKPGARQQGGDTERSAA